One Pseudomonadota bacterium genomic window, AGATCCGGAGCTACCTGGAGGATGGGAATGTCGTTAACTCGGTTAATTTTCCTAATGTCTTCATGACGCGCGAGTCCCTTTATAGGATCGTTGTAATTAATGAAAATGTTCCTCATATGGTCAGTCAGATATCAACAGTGCTGGGTGACGCTAAGCTCAACATCAATAATATGATCAATAAATCTTTAAATGAGATTGCAATCACCTTAGTTGACCTAGATAGTCCTGTTAGTGATAATGTTTTGGTTACGATTAAGGCTATCGAGGGCGTAAAACGTGTTCGTTACTTAAATGGAGCGTAGCGACGAAATATGAGCGATCCAATATCCGATTTACGGCAGCAGATCGACATAATTGATGATTCGCTTCTGACTCTGCTGAATAAGCGTGCCGAAATAGCGCGGCAGGTCGGAGAGGCTAAAAAGCAGGGAATTGTTTATCGGCCGGAGAGAGAGGCCCAAGTCCATCGTAGGCTCCATGAGAAAAATCAAGGGCCTTTGTCGAATGACACCATCTCTCATCTTTTTACAGAAGTCATCTCTTCGTGTCGAGCGCAGGAAGCACTGCTTAATGTTGCGTGCTTAGGCCCTGCAGGAACGTTTAGTGAAGAGGCCGTAATAAAGCAGTTTGGTTCACAGATCAATTTGATCTATTGCCCAAATATTGATGATGTATTTAAGTCTGTTGGCTCAGATGTTGCATCTCATGGGGTTGTCCCGCTGGAAAACTCAACCGAAGGTGCGATCAGTCGCACACTTGATTTGCTCTTCGAGAGTTCTTTGAAGCTGTGTGGGGAAATCGGATTGCCTGTCCGACATAATTTACTAAGCAAAGAAAAACCTGAGAATATTGATAAAATCTACTCACATTCTCAGAGCTTTTCGCAGTGTCAGAAGTGGTTGGGTCAGCACTTCGCATCTGCGCAACTGATCCCTGTAGCGAGTAATGCTGCTGCCGCACAATTGGTCGCTTCAGAAGCACGGTCGGCTGCGATTGCTGGACGTATTGCTGGAGAGCGCTATGGGCTGACGGTTATTCATTCGTCGATTGAGGATAAGCCGGACAACACAACGCGCTTTGGTGTAATTTCCAAGTCCGTAGTTGGGACATCGGGTAGTGATAAGACCTCAATAGTTCTTGCGGCTCAACATAAACCAGGGGCAATTCTAAGGTTACTTGAGCCTTTGGCTAAAAGTGGTATCAGCATGACTCGTCTCGAATCCAGACCTTCGGGTTTAGGGCTTTGGGAGTATATGTTCTTTATTGATCTTGAAGGCCATCAGGATGATAA contains:
- the pheA gene encoding prephenate dehydratase, translating into MSDPISDLRQQIDIIDDSLLTLLNKRAEIARQVGEAKKQGIVYRPEREAQVHRRLHEKNQGPLSNDTISHLFTEVISSCRAQEALLNVACLGPAGTFSEEAVIKQFGSQINLIYCPNIDDVFKSVGSDVASHGVVPLENSTEGAISRTLDLLFESSLKLCGEIGLPVRHNLLSKEKPENIDKIYSHSQSFSQCQKWLGQHFASAQLIPVASNAAAAQLVASEARSAAIAGRIAGERYGLTVIHSSIEDKPDNTTRFGVISKSVVGTSGSDKTSIVLAAQHKPGAILRLLEPLAKSGISMTRLESRPSGLGLWEYMFFIDLEGHQDDKAIQAALSDIQSKSGLFKILGSYPKAV